In the genome of Candidatus Omnitrophota bacterium, the window ACATGGTGCGGCCCCTGCGTTTATGAGATACCCGCTTTCATCAATCTGAAAAACAAATACGCCAAAGACGGTTTTGAGATCATCGGCCTTTCCGTCGACAGGGACAGATCGCAGATGACCGCTTTCATCAGGGAAAAGGGGATAAATTATCCCATAGCTTACGCCGACGCGGAACTTCAGGAAAAATACGGCGGCATCAGGGGGATACCCACGACATTTTTTATAGACAAAAAGGGGCGCATAGCCGAGAAAGTGGTGGGAGCGCACGAAGAGAATTTTTTTGATAAAAAAATAAAAGATCTGCTTATGGAGGAGGAATAAAATGGGCGAAAAAATAAAAACGGAGATGGAAGATGCCGGTGAGAGACTGAAAGAATTTTACGAAAAGGCGAAGGTTTTCACCAAAGATGTCAGCGGCAGGATATCAAAGCAGGCGGGGATACAAAAACTGAACATAGATGCCCTGAAACTTAATGATAAGCTTGAAGCGTCTTACAGGGAACTGGGGGAGAAGAGTTTCGCGTATTTCAGGAAA includes:
- a CDS encoding TlpA family protein disulfide reductase, giving the protein MKKFLMAMAIVLSFSACGVDENGGSASTRSSVNAPRAAAAGFSLPSVNGGTVSLSELRGKVVLIDFWATWCGPCVYEIPAFINLKNKYAKDGFEIIGLSVDRDRSQMTAFIREKGINYPIAYADAELQEKYGGIRGIPTTFFIDKKGRIAEKVVGAHEENFFDKKIKDLLMEEE